In Dendropsophus ebraccatus isolate aDenEbr1 chromosome 14, aDenEbr1.pat, whole genome shotgun sequence, the following proteins share a genomic window:
- the LOC138772038 gene encoding uncharacterized protein, which yields MRNRSLNIMRTMLLLCLLCSLLCYSFAFDRCIQANSNNIIQGPRQLEVNSGEDAVFNCTLQGYHLKGANIRKRFKKILFVGRNGNHMETDYLDRLSLSGDLKHFSVTLKNLTVDDSDLYLCDALTVMNDEICGYGTLLIVHLPAAKDKDTENKEMAKTCSQDLSAHIACLIIIAVLFVCCMALCVYMKHKGSNEKLNLNHSTYVDMTQTLRRDTMGNSYMYNRPPTFDHTYAHVRGPSTDCGP from the exons ATGAGAAATAGAAGTTTAAACATTATGAGAACGATGCTTCTTCTCTGTCTCCTGTGTTCTCTCTTGTGCTATAGCTTTGCGTTTGACAGATGCATTCAAG caaatagtaataacataatacagggacctcggCAACTTGAAGTTAATTCTGGGGAAGATGCTGTCTTTAATTGCACTTTACAAGGGTATCATTTAAAAGGAGCCAACATCAGGAAACGTTTCAAGAAAATTCTGTTTGTCGGCCGTAATGGCAATCATATGGAAACAGATTATTTGGATCGCTTGTCACTGTCTGGAGATCTTAAACACTTCAGTGTAACATTAAAGAATCTTACAGTAGACGACTCCGACCTTTATCTTTGCGATGCACTAACAGTGATGAACGATGAAATCTGTGGTTACGGAACATTACTCATAGTGCACCTCCCAGCCG CAAAAGATAAGGACACAGAAAATAAGGAAATGGCTAAAACCTGCTCACAGGACTTATCTGCTCACATTGCATGTCTCATCATAATTGCGGTGTTGTTTGTTTGCTGTATGGCTCTTTGTGTGTATATGAAACACAAAGGATCG AATGAAAAACTAAACCTCAATCATAGCACATATGTGGATATGACACAGACCCTCCGTCGGGACACCATGGGAAATTCCTATATGTATAACCGACCACCTACTTTTGATCACACTTATGCACATGTAAGAGGTCCCTCTACAGACTGTGGACCTTAA